A genomic region of Hydrogenovibrio crunogenus contains the following coding sequences:
- the speE gene encoding polyamine aminopropyltransferase: MTTKAKTTNTYLETLYPTWGQQFVMSEVLFEVDTGHQHLIIFKNDQWGTVMALDGVIQTTEKDEFIYHEMMTHVPMFAHGNAKKVLIIGGGDGGILREVLKHPTVDTVTQVEIDQQVIDMCKQYLPKHSAGAFEHSKANVVIADGVDFVTDCTEKFDVIISDSTDPIGPGEVLFTSRFYQGIQSCLNDGGLFVAQNGVSFMQADEVTTTFKRLSPLFNESSFYSAAVPTYVGGIMTFAWATNDLSLKQQSVDVIRSRYDAAAIETRFYTPELHIGAFALPKYLQQAIQA, from the coding sequence ATGACAACCAAAGCTAAAACAACCAATACGTATTTAGAAACGCTTTATCCAACCTGGGGACAGCAGTTTGTGATGAGTGAGGTGCTGTTTGAAGTCGATACCGGGCATCAGCATTTGATCATTTTCAAAAATGATCAGTGGGGGACGGTGATGGCTTTAGATGGCGTGATTCAGACCACGGAAAAAGATGAGTTCATTTATCACGAAATGATGACGCATGTCCCAATGTTCGCGCATGGCAACGCTAAGAAAGTGTTGATTATCGGCGGCGGTGACGGGGGGATTTTGCGTGAAGTGTTGAAACATCCAACTGTCGACACAGTGACTCAGGTTGAGATTGATCAGCAAGTCATTGACATGTGTAAGCAATACCTGCCTAAGCATTCAGCGGGTGCTTTTGAACACTCGAAGGCTAACGTAGTGATCGCTGATGGGGTGGATTTTGTGACTGACTGCACGGAAAAATTTGATGTAATTATTTCCGATTCAACCGACCCGATTGGCCCAGGAGAAGTGTTATTCACCTCTCGCTTTTACCAAGGCATTCAGTCATGTTTGAACGATGGCGGGTTGTTCGTGGCGCAAAACGGGGTCAGTTTTATGCAGGCGGATGAAGTCACCACGACGTTTAAGCGTTTGTCACCGTTATTCAACGAGTCGAGTTTTTATTCGGCCGCTGTCCCCACATACGTGGGTGGGATTATGACGTTTGCCTGGGCAACGAATGATCTGAGTTTAAAGCAACAGTCCGTTGACGTCATTCGGTCACGTTATGACGCCGCGGCGATTGAAACGCGTTTTTATACGCCGGAATTACATATTGGGGCCTTTGCACTGCCCAAATACTTACAACAAGCAATACAAGCATAA
- the trpC gene encoding indole-3-glycerol phosphate synthase TrpC has protein sequence MNQTPDILKKIIFRKLEEIQAGCDRISLREMKQKALMMTTSPTRGFADAMQAKLDAGQSAVIAEIKKASPSKGVLRDPFDPVEIAKSYEAHGAACLSVLTDQDFFQGSNEYLKQVHDAVDLPIIRKDFIVDDYQVYEARVIGADCILLIAAAIGDAQLYELTETALQLGMDVLVEVHNEEEMERALRLPLPMIGINNRDLHTFDVSLETTIRMLDMIEDDRIVITESGILGAEDVAKMRQHKVNSFLVGEAFMRADNPGEKLAELFNL, from the coding sequence ATGAACCAAACACCAGATATTTTAAAGAAAATCATTTTCCGTAAATTGGAAGAAATTCAAGCCGGCTGCGATCGCATTTCACTGAGAGAAATGAAACAAAAGGCGTTGATGATGACAACTTCTCCCACGCGAGGATTTGCCGATGCCATGCAAGCTAAGTTGGATGCTGGGCAGTCAGCGGTGATTGCTGAAATCAAAAAAGCTTCTCCGAGCAAGGGCGTTTTACGCGACCCCTTTGATCCGGTTGAGATTGCCAAGAGTTATGAAGCGCATGGCGCGGCTTGTTTGTCGGTACTGACAGATCAAGATTTTTTTCAAGGCTCGAATGAATACTTGAAACAGGTTCATGACGCGGTGGATTTACCCATTATTCGTAAAGATTTTATCGTGGATGATTATCAAGTGTATGAAGCGCGAGTGATTGGTGCGGACTGTATTTTATTGATTGCCGCCGCCATTGGTGATGCGCAACTATATGAACTTACGGAAACTGCCTTACAATTAGGAATGGATGTTTTGGTCGAAGTGCATAACGAAGAAGAAATGGAGCGCGCTTTAAGATTGCCATTACCGATGATTGGTATCAATAATCGTGATTTACATACATTTGATGTGTCATTGGAAACCACTATTCGTATGTTGGATATGATTGAAGATGATCGTATCGTGATTACCGAAAGTGGCATCCTGGGTGCGGAAGACGTTGCGAAAATGCGCCAACATAAAGTGAACAGCTTCTTAGTGGGTGAAGCCTTTATGCGAGCCGATAACCCAGGTGAAAAATTGGCAGAATTATTCAATTTGTAA
- a CDS encoding adenosylmethionine--8-amino-7-oxononanoate transaminase: MTHWQSLLQFDQEHIWHPYAKMPADTPAIGVAKTQGSIITLSDGKELVDGMSSWWAALHGYNHPAIQKAMIDQIETMPHIMFGGLTHEPAIELAKRLIKLTPPPLQKVFFTDSGSVAMEVAIKMAIQYWISLEQPQKNKLLALKNGYHGDTFATMSICDPDNGMHRLFNSTLPQHFFAPAPQKGFDIDSDNQDIAEFKTLLEKHHTEIAAVTLEPIVQGAGGMRFYRPDYLRQVRELCDEFNVLLIADEIATGFGRTGKLFACDWANISPDIMALGKTLTGGNITLAATLATEKISDTISQGQPGLLMHGPTFMANPLACRAASSNIDVLLASPWQENIQRIESHFLNTFHSLKSLPGVADTRVLGAIGVIELERNDLGETIQHLAVQNGVWIRPFGKLIYTMPAYNIPADQLKQLTEGLKTAITQALQR; the protein is encoded by the coding sequence ATGACTCACTGGCAATCACTTTTACAATTTGATCAAGAACACATTTGGCACCCTTATGCAAAAATGCCGGCTGATACTCCCGCCATCGGCGTTGCCAAAACCCAAGGTTCCATCATTACCTTATCTGACGGCAAAGAATTGGTAGACGGCATGAGCTCATGGTGGGCCGCTCTTCATGGCTACAACCATCCTGCCATTCAAAAAGCGATGATTGACCAAATCGAAACCATGCCGCATATTATGTTTGGAGGCTTGACCCATGAACCTGCCATTGAATTGGCAAAACGTCTCATCAAACTGACGCCCCCGCCATTACAAAAAGTATTTTTCACGGACTCCGGTTCCGTCGCGATGGAAGTGGCTATTAAAATGGCTATACAATATTGGATTAGCTTAGAACAACCTCAAAAAAATAAACTCTTAGCACTCAAAAATGGCTACCACGGGGATACGTTTGCCACCATGTCAATCTGCGACCCGGATAATGGCATGCACCGTTTATTTAACAGCACATTGCCCCAGCACTTTTTTGCGCCCGCTCCGCAAAAAGGGTTCGATATTGACTCGGACAATCAAGACATTGCCGAATTTAAAACATTACTTGAAAAACATCACACTGAAATAGCCGCGGTGACCTTGGAACCTATTGTGCAAGGTGCTGGAGGGATGCGTTTCTATCGCCCAGACTATCTACGCCAAGTTCGTGAACTGTGCGATGAATTTAACGTATTACTCATTGCAGATGAAATCGCTACCGGGTTTGGGCGAACCGGAAAACTATTTGCCTGCGACTGGGCCAACATCAGCCCCGACATTATGGCACTAGGCAAAACATTGACTGGTGGGAATATCACGCTGGCGGCCACTCTGGCCACAGAAAAAATCAGCGACACCATTAGCCAAGGCCAACCAGGCCTGCTCATGCATGGTCCAACCTTTATGGCCAACCCGCTTGCTTGTCGAGCTGCATCCTCCAATATTGATGTATTATTAGCCTCCCCATGGCAAGAAAATATTCAACGGATTGAATCGCATTTCCTCAATACGTTTCACTCTTTAAAATCGCTACCTGGTGTTGCCGATACGCGAGTGTTAGGAGCAATAGGCGTCATTGAACTGGAGCGCAATGATTTAGGTGAAACCATTCAACATCTGGCTGTTCAAAACGGCGTCTGGATTCGTCCTTTTGGCAAACTTATTTATACCATGCCAGCCTACAACATTCCCGCAGACCAACTCAAGCAATTAACTGAAGGACTAAAAACCGCCATCACTCAAGCGCTGCAGCGCTAA
- the speD gene encoding adenosylmethionine decarboxylase, protein MPNSENVLVTGNDHFEVIEKTTVIDDTWPTHDQAIEDQTLDHFICRDGKTFAGTHLIADFWGASHLDDLALMEKALREAVEKAKATLLHIHLHHFTPNGGISGVAVLAESHISVHSWPERNYAAFDVFMCGDSEPAKAIEVLEAAFTPSKVGVDNILRGEVTDDNQS, encoded by the coding sequence ATGCCAAATTCAGAAAACGTCCTGGTCACGGGTAACGACCACTTTGAAGTGATTGAAAAAACCACCGTGATTGATGACACCTGGCCAACACATGACCAGGCGATTGAGGATCAAACTTTAGATCATTTTATTTGCCGAGACGGTAAAACCTTTGCAGGCACGCATTTAATTGCAGATTTTTGGGGGGCGTCTCATTTAGATGACCTTGCTTTAATGGAAAAAGCGTTGCGTGAAGCGGTTGAAAAAGCGAAGGCGACATTGTTGCACATTCACTTACATCACTTTACACCCAATGGGGGTATTTCAGGAGTCGCCGTTCTGGCTGAATCCCATATCAGTGTACATAGCTGGCCTGAGCGAAACTATGCGGCGTTTGACGTGTTTATGTGCGGTGATTCGGAACCGGCCAAGGCCATTGAAGTGTTAGAAGCCGCTTTCACGCCGAGTAAAGTCGGGGTGGACAATATTCTGCGCGGGGAAGTCACTGATGACAACCAAAGCTAA
- the trpD gene encoding anthranilate phosphoribosyltransferase: MQLRDALEQLLNKQDLTAEQMEWVMQMLMSGQATPAQIAAILVALRAKGETVEEITAAASVMRSLATQVTLADKTHMVDTCGTGGDGANTFNISTASAFVAAAAGAKVAKHGSRSVSSQSGSADLLEKAGVNLNLSPEQVAECVETIGVGFMYAPAHHSAMKHVIGVRKEIGVRTLFNILGPLTNPAQAPAQVLGVYDSNLLMPFAQVLRELGSKHVMIVHAQDGLDEISIASLTEVAELKDGVITQWTLDPSEYDADHPDLSELKIDSAQDSLNIIHAVLANDHSAAADIVCLNAGASIYVSGVASSYAEGVQMAKNVIANGQARALFNQFIEKTQSFA; the protein is encoded by the coding sequence ATGCAATTACGAGATGCGCTGGAACAGCTTTTAAATAAACAGGACTTAACAGCCGAGCAAATGGAATGGGTGATGCAGATGTTGATGTCTGGTCAAGCGACTCCTGCACAGATTGCTGCCATTCTCGTTGCATTAAGAGCGAAAGGTGAAACGGTTGAAGAAATTACGGCTGCAGCATCGGTGATGCGTTCTTTAGCGACTCAAGTGACTTTGGCTGATAAAACTCATATGGTCGATACCTGCGGAACAGGTGGGGATGGCGCCAATACCTTTAATATCTCGACAGCGTCAGCTTTCGTCGCAGCAGCAGCCGGCGCAAAAGTCGCCAAACATGGCAGTCGATCGGTTTCCAGTCAATCAGGCAGTGCCGATTTATTAGAAAAAGCCGGAGTGAATTTAAATCTGAGCCCAGAACAAGTAGCCGAGTGTGTTGAGACAATCGGGGTCGGTTTTATGTATGCGCCAGCGCACCATAGTGCGATGAAACATGTCATTGGCGTGCGTAAAGAAATTGGCGTTCGAACGCTTTTCAATATTCTTGGTCCATTAACGAATCCGGCTCAAGCGCCAGCCCAAGTGTTGGGTGTCTATGATTCTAACCTGCTAATGCCATTTGCACAGGTGTTAAGGGAATTAGGGTCAAAGCATGTCATGATTGTGCATGCACAGGATGGATTGGATGAAATCAGTATTGCCAGCTTAACGGAAGTAGCGGAACTGAAAGATGGCGTTATTACTCAGTGGACACTTGATCCATCTGAGTACGATGCTGACCATCCCGATTTAAGTGAATTGAAAATTGATTCAGCCCAAGACAGTTTGAATATCATTCATGCGGTTTTGGCGAACGATCACAGTGCAGCAGCGGATATTGTTTGTTTGAATGCCGGCGCATCCATTTACGTATCAGGCGTGGCAAGCTCTTATGCCGAAGGCGTACAAATGGCTAAAAACGTGATTGCCAATGGTCAAGCCAGAGCATTGTTTAATCAGTTTATCGAAAAAACGCAAAGTTTCGCATAA
- a CDS encoding peptidase M42: MDNSFSEFLDLLKSLIRQPSVVGAEHSFFRVLQRELEERGAKVTWYEGLLVAQGNAPESCHFSSHIDRHGLMCTGPNEFQFAAFIAGKMTDLLGNDVSNELKMTLMNRFESTPVLAYEPWSGAYRGSGTINNAYICEFRNNLIFEVEGLEHLVAGTPVGFQDKLKVDDGLLSGQLDNVLTAAMLVHLFSLGYQGTAFFTAEEESGGSWRYLLEWYRRFGDPTNNLYVLDTSPYRNREEADKQLVVLRNKDEHAEFHLETTQDLARLCFDLDIPFSFKDQYIEHLNQQTLGSDQARMSIGRTELGRITANANGLVHGTTLQIPTTGYHTMNETASIEACEAFLNVLMHLATLKP, from the coding sequence ATGGACAATAGTTTCAGTGAATTTCTCGATTTATTAAAATCATTAATCAGACAACCCAGTGTCGTCGGTGCAGAACATTCTTTTTTTAGAGTACTGCAACGCGAGCTGGAAGAGCGTGGTGCCAAGGTCACTTGGTATGAAGGCTTACTGGTAGCGCAAGGAAATGCGCCGGAAAGCTGTCACTTTTCAAGCCATATCGATCGTCACGGACTCATGTGTACAGGACCAAATGAATTCCAGTTTGCCGCTTTCATTGCCGGAAAAATGACCGACCTACTCGGTAATGATGTCAGTAATGAACTGAAAATGACCTTAATGAACCGTTTTGAAAGCACACCTGTTTTAGCCTACGAACCCTGGTCAGGTGCTTACCGGGGGTCAGGGACGATTAACAATGCTTATATTTGTGAATTTCGTAATAACTTAATTTTTGAGGTTGAAGGCTTAGAACATTTGGTTGCTGGAACGCCTGTCGGTTTCCAAGACAAACTCAAAGTAGATGATGGGTTGCTGTCTGGTCAGCTCGACAATGTTTTGACCGCCGCCATGCTGGTGCATTTATTCAGTTTGGGATATCAGGGAACGGCCTTTTTTACCGCAGAAGAAGAGTCGGGTGGAAGTTGGCGTTATTTACTGGAATGGTATCGCCGATTTGGAGACCCGACCAATAACTTATATGTGTTAGATACCAGTCCTTACCGTAATCGAGAAGAAGCGGACAAACAATTGGTGGTGCTCAGAAACAAAGATGAACATGCCGAATTTCATCTAGAAACCACTCAGGATTTGGCACGACTTTGTTTTGATCTCGACATTCCCTTTAGTTTTAAGGATCAATATATAGAACACCTCAACCAACAGACATTAGGCTCAGATCAAGCTCGAATGAGTATTGGACGCACAGAGCTGGGTAGAATCACCGCCAATGCAAATGGACTGGTGCACGGCACCACACTCCAAATTCCGACTACCGGTTATCACACCATGAATGAAACCGCTTCCATTGAAGCTTGTGAAGCCTTCTTAAACGTTCTTATGCATCTTGCAACCCTGAAACCTTAA
- a CDS encoding type III PLP-dependent enzyme — protein sequence MNTAELVQHFAEQTHPDELEQFDRSTLRDLLTQHETPFLVLDLQEVEYQYSALQKALPGVELFYAIKSLAHPAVIRRLKKLGGSFDLATSGEVDLVKGLGIEGHQCIHTHPIKKDREIRHALDFGCTRFVVDNPDEVLKFIPYKDEVELMIRVSFRSQDAIVDLSRKFGSALEELPGLVNLAMENGLTVSGLSFHVGSQSLSPFAQVNAVQASISAMKEMSHVHWKWLDIGGSFPVSYQGPVMPIEDFCAPIMEALAELPASVKVFAEPGRFISAPSMIEVIRVVGKAKRGARTWYYLDDGVYGALSGQMYDHAKYPIAPLKPVDPTGDFYPSVLAGPTCDSVDVVDEDIELPELAVGDILIAKQMGAYTIASASEFNYYPKPKIVVVEDLIDHTDDE from the coding sequence TTGAATACAGCAGAACTCGTCCAACATTTTGCAGAACAGACGCACCCGGATGAACTTGAGCAGTTTGACCGCTCAACCTTAAGGGACTTGCTGACACAGCATGAAACGCCTTTTCTGGTTTTGGATTTGCAAGAAGTGGAATACCAGTACAGTGCTTTGCAAAAAGCGTTGCCTGGGGTTGAGTTATTTTATGCCATTAAATCACTCGCACACCCTGCCGTGATTCGTCGGTTGAAAAAACTGGGAGGCAGTTTTGATTTGGCCACGTCAGGAGAAGTTGACTTGGTTAAAGGGTTGGGCATTGAAGGGCATCAATGTATTCACACTCACCCGATTAAAAAAGACCGTGAAATTCGTCATGCGTTGGATTTCGGGTGCACCCGGTTTGTGGTGGACAACCCGGATGAAGTGCTGAAGTTTATTCCGTATAAAGATGAAGTGGAATTGATGATACGGGTCAGTTTCCGCAGCCAGGATGCCATTGTCGATTTATCCCGTAAGTTTGGGTCGGCCTTGGAAGAATTGCCAGGCCTGGTTAATTTAGCGATGGAAAATGGCTTAACCGTGTCGGGCTTGTCTTTCCACGTGGGATCGCAATCCTTGTCGCCTTTTGCCCAAGTGAACGCGGTGCAGGCTTCGATTTCGGCCATGAAAGAAATGTCCCATGTTCATTGGAAATGGCTCGATATTGGAGGCAGTTTTCCGGTGTCCTATCAAGGTCCGGTCATGCCGATCGAAGATTTTTGTGCGCCAATTATGGAAGCGTTAGCTGAATTGCCAGCTTCCGTGAAGGTGTTTGCGGAACCGGGTCGATTCATTTCAGCGCCTTCGATGATTGAAGTCATTCGAGTGGTGGGGAAAGCGAAACGTGGTGCTCGAACTTGGTATTATCTGGACGATGGCGTTTATGGGGCGTTGAGTGGTCAAATGTATGATCATGCTAAGTATCCGATTGCCCCTTTAAAACCGGTTGATCCGACAGGCGATTTTTATCCGAGTGTGTTGGCTGGGCCGACCTGTGACAGTGTCGATGTGGTGGATGAAGACATTGAACTGCCGGAATTAGCGGTGGGTGATATTTTGATTGCGAAACAAATGGGCGCCTATACCATTGCGTCTGCGTCGGAATTTAACTATTATCCTAAACCTAAGATAGTGGTGGTTGAAGACTTAATTGACCATACGGATGATGAATAG
- a CDS encoding DUF6627 family protein, giving the protein MRKTIAMSVLLSLLSVITLPVQAAMLNTQQLVQESSMISERAKLNAMMQREDIQSQFLEMGVSPEEVQQRVAALTDAEVAQLNHQMEQVPAGGDILGVVVLIFLVFIITDVIGATDVFPFVHSVD; this is encoded by the coding sequence ATGAGAAAGACAATCGCAATGAGTGTGTTACTGTCGTTATTAAGTGTGATTACACTTCCTGTACAGGCAGCAATGTTAAATACGCAGCAACTGGTTCAAGAATCTTCCATGATATCAGAGCGTGCTAAGTTAAACGCCATGATGCAGCGTGAAGACATTCAATCTCAGTTTCTTGAGATGGGGGTTTCGCCAGAAGAAGTCCAACAGCGTGTGGCCGCTTTAACGGATGCAGAGGTGGCTCAATTGAACCATCAGATGGAACAGGTTCCTGCCGGTGGTGATATTTTGGGTGTAGTGGTATTAATTTTTCTTGTCTTTATTATAACGGATGTTATCGGTGCGACAGATGTCTTCCCATTTGTTCACTCCGTTGATTAA
- a CDS encoding GlcG/HbpS family heme-binding protein: MKISKVIGMFLFVIMGHAFANDVVTTKTIGLGIANDIAMSSILACRKQGYQVSAVVVDRNGVLRSAMRDDLAPRFTLQIAQEKANMVVMSGIKSGVFRQLRADIRPELNHIDGLIVMEGGVPIKAAGVRIGAVGVSGAPGGEKDEVCAAKGIESVQERLDFAE, translated from the coding sequence GTGAAAATAAGCAAAGTCATTGGGATGTTCTTATTTGTCATTATGGGGCATGCTTTTGCAAACGACGTGGTTACCACTAAGACTATTGGGTTAGGTATTGCAAATGACATTGCGATGTCCAGTATATTGGCTTGCCGAAAACAAGGGTATCAGGTCAGTGCTGTAGTGGTTGATCGCAATGGCGTGCTGCGCTCAGCTATGAGAGATGATCTTGCACCCAGGTTTACATTACAAATTGCTCAAGAAAAAGCGAATATGGTGGTCATGTCAGGTATTAAATCAGGTGTGTTCCGTCAGTTAAGGGCGGATATACGTCCGGAGTTGAATCATATTGATGGTTTGATTGTTATGGAAGGTGGTGTTCCTATTAAAGCGGCCGGCGTTAGGATTGGGGCTGTTGGTGTCAGTGGTGCGCCCGGTGGTGAAAAGGATGAAGTGTGCGCTGCCAAGGGAATTGAGTCTGTGCAGGAGCGCTTGGATTTTGCAGAATAA
- a CDS encoding PA2778 family cysteine peptidase, with protein MNLSFNIDTRLLPGVLLLSFLLLSGCATAPQTKALYERSSMPVKPTVELTDVPFFPQEKYQCGPAALATVLNYQKIKVSPDTLTPSIYVPERQGSFQLEVMAAARQYGQVAYVINPSMDALLKEVEAGNPVLVLQNLGLESYPVWHFSVVVGYDLASSTMILRSGTTRRWQTSLSNFEQTWLRSNYWGLVITDPSHLPTTAEYPAWLKAAYDLESVQQFRAAEKAYLTATRTWPEQKNAWLALTNLYYQQGQTAKALEVFSSIMSEFSKSAEMWNNYAYVLQAEGCHKAAFKAAQCGLKLSPNDLNLQATVAEMRSNSTLLSSQRHCPILKCKPK; from the coding sequence ATGAACTTATCCTTCAATATAGACACCCGGCTTTTGCCGGGTGTTTTGCTTTTATCCTTTTTATTATTATCCGGGTGCGCAACCGCTCCGCAAACCAAGGCGTTATATGAGCGTTCTTCAATGCCTGTCAAACCAACGGTTGAGTTGACCGATGTCCCGTTTTTTCCTCAGGAAAAATATCAATGTGGTCCGGCGGCACTGGCAACAGTTCTTAATTATCAGAAAATAAAGGTTTCTCCCGATACCTTAACGCCTTCCATCTATGTGCCCGAACGGCAGGGGAGCTTTCAGCTAGAAGTTATGGCGGCTGCTCGACAATATGGGCAAGTGGCCTATGTCATCAATCCTAGTATGGATGCATTGCTAAAAGAAGTCGAAGCAGGTAACCCAGTATTGGTGTTGCAAAATTTGGGGCTTGAAAGCTATCCGGTATGGCATTTTTCGGTGGTGGTTGGGTATGATCTCGCTAGCTCAACCATGATTTTACGTTCAGGCACGACCCGTCGCTGGCAAACCTCATTGTCAAATTTTGAACAAACTTGGCTTCGTTCAAATTATTGGGGCTTGGTTATTACTGATCCATCCCACTTACCGACCACGGCGGAGTATCCGGCTTGGTTAAAAGCGGCTTATGATTTAGAGAGTGTGCAACAGTTTAGGGCTGCTGAAAAAGCCTATTTGACCGCAACGCGCACTTGGCCTGAGCAAAAAAATGCTTGGTTGGCATTAACCAACTTGTATTATCAGCAAGGGCAAACGGCGAAAGCATTAGAGGTTTTTAGTTCTATCATGTCGGAATTTTCTAAATCCGCAGAGATGTGGAATAACTATGCTTATGTATTACAAGCGGAAGGATGTCATAAAGCAGCGTTTAAAGCAGCACAATGTGGTTTAAAGTTGTCTCCGAATGATCTTAATCTGCAAGCAACAGTGGCTGAAATGCGCTCAAATTCAACCCTTCTTTCTTCTCAACGGCATTGTCCAATCCTGAAATGCAAACCAAAATAA
- a CDS encoding OsmC family protein, translating to MATIIKWQGGMAFEGTTESGHSVLMDAAPEVGGENKGARPMEMVLLGLGGCTSIDVIMMLQKSKQAVDDCQVEITAERSDSIPKVFTKIHVHFKITGQDLNLKKVERAVNLSAEKYCSVSKMLEHSVEMSHDFEIVAP from the coding sequence ATGGCAACAATCATTAAATGGCAAGGTGGAATGGCCTTTGAAGGCACAACAGAAAGTGGGCACTCCGTATTGATGGATGCGGCGCCTGAAGTCGGTGGTGAAAACAAAGGCGCGCGCCCCATGGAAATGGTGTTGCTTGGATTGGGTGGCTGTACCAGCATTGATGTGATCATGATGTTGCAAAAGAGTAAGCAGGCGGTTGACGATTGTCAGGTTGAAATCACCGCTGAGCGCTCCGACAGCATTCCCAAAGTGTTTACGAAAATTCATGTGCATTTTAAAATTACTGGACAAGATTTAAATCTTAAAAAAGTGGAAAGAGCGGTCAACTTATCGGCTGAAAAATATTGTTCGGTGTCCAAAATGTTGGAGCACTCTGTCGAAATGTCTCATGATTTCGAGATTGTTGCGCCATAA
- the truC gene encoding tRNA pseudouridine(65) synthase TruC: MQTDCQLDQFKILYQDDYLVAVHKPAGLLVHRSPIDKHETQFAVQMTRDQIKQKVYPLHRLDKATSGLLLFALDSNTARLMGQQFEEHTIQKQYLAICRGWMNETGEITHALKHKLDKLGDRHTQTNKPPQEALTNYERLATTEVMYKMGRFDSQRYSLVKLMPKTGRKHQLRRHLNHISHPIIGDVKYGDRHHNHFFNTWLGQHRLYLAATSLTFNHPKTNQQMTLNAPLESSYQKAIQHLNWQEETVNYTTS; this comes from the coding sequence ATGCAAACAGACTGCCAACTCGACCAATTTAAAATACTGTATCAAGATGACTACCTCGTCGCAGTCCATAAGCCTGCCGGGTTACTCGTGCACCGCTCACCAATAGATAAGCATGAAACACAGTTTGCAGTACAAATGACTAGAGATCAGATCAAACAAAAGGTCTACCCTCTGCATCGATTAGACAAAGCAACATCAGGCTTATTATTGTTTGCTCTTGATTCTAACACCGCACGATTAATGGGACAGCAATTTGAAGAACATACCATTCAAAAACAGTATCTAGCGATATGTAGAGGGTGGATGAATGAAACCGGTGAAATTACTCATGCGTTAAAACATAAATTAGACAAGCTGGGCGATCGTCATACACAAACCAACAAACCTCCCCAGGAAGCCCTCACAAATTATGAGCGCCTGGCGACGACTGAAGTCATGTATAAAATGGGAAGATTTGATTCCCAACGTTATTCTTTAGTTAAGTTAATGCCAAAAACAGGGCGAAAACACCAACTACGTCGACATTTAAATCACATCAGCCATCCTATTATTGGAGATGTCAAATATGGAGATCGCCACCACAATCATTTTTTCAATACGTGGTTAGGACAACACCGACTTTATCTAGCGGCGACCAGTTTAACGTTCAATCATCCAAAAACCAATCAGCAGATGACTCTGAACGCGCCTCTTGAATCAAGCTATCAAAAAGCAATACAACATCTGAACTGGCAGGAAGAAACGGTCAATTACACAACTTCATAA